The following proteins come from a genomic window of Aspergillus oryzae RIB40 DNA, chromosome 4:
- a CDS encoding uncharacterized protein (predicted protein) produces the protein MLSPASFWNMSPEMGDTTLPSDTSTNSSQSIGSGSESDQSLYYPEISSLSPVRNFQPFSVGVPATERLRVAVHDGYEYTPTYNTHPEAMASQAAILEYDNPRKHPLSPVEEHINICKRESSELDHIDSSLGQTRSSHKRLFGRNGWLGGTADLGNLSSEKHRSKSLKDLRKKIVDGFTEGMAKASLTIIHEPRGMKDDLPQPSIPISLNPSIQATLYSELEVTICVNANAFLVEQYHEGRLPGESVRRINDYWGSKNRPSVVEFQFDQATQHRLISENKRFLRFHGESSTNPVLLNSNLRNWKAIVKEMSIRTFCTPDSVIRKHMHDVYKLLDMLGAPIAALVVCQKLHMRVLSLMVKKCDMPTDSGSNPVSGQSIGPTQRLLLSSVPVFLPFVDLAACFQLCSS, from the exons ATGCTTAGTCCAGC ATCTTTCTGGAACATGTCACCCGAGATGGGAGACACCACTCTCCCTTCAGATACATCAACAAACTCTTCACAGTCAATTGGTTCCGGGTCAGAATCTGATCAATCTCTCTACTACCCAGAAATCTCGTCGCTATCTCCGGTACGTAATTTTCAGCCATTTTCTGTTGGTGTCCCTGCGACAGAAAGACTTCGCGTGGCTGTTCATGACGGATATGAATATACACCAACCTACAACACACACCCAGAGGCCATGGCCAGCCAGGCCGCAATCTTGGAGTATGATAATCCTCGCAAGCATCCCTTGTCACCCGTGGAGGAACACATTAACATCTGCAAGCGTGAGTCGTCCGAACTCGACCACATCGACAGCTCGCTTGGCCAGACACGGTCTTCGCACAAAAGGCTTTTCGGGAGAAACGGTTGGCTCGGGGGAACAGCAGACTTAGGAAACCTGTCGAGTGAGAAACACAGATCAAAGAGCCTCAAAGATCTGCGAAAAAAGATAGTGGATGGATTT ACAGAAGGCATGGCGAAGGCTTCCCTTACAATCATTCATGAACCCCGCGGCATGAAAGATGACCTACCACAACCGAGTATTCCTATCTCACTGAATCCTTCAATACAAGCGACGCTGTATTCAGAACTGGAGGTCACGATTTGTGTCAATGCAAATGCATTTCTCGTCGAACAATATCATGAAGGTCGGCTTCCAGGAGAATCGGTTAGAAGAATCAATGACTACTGGGGATCCAAGAACAGGCCATCAGTCGTCGAGTTCCAATTTGATCAAGCCACTCAACATCGCTTAATCTCGGAAAACAAAAGGTTCTTGAGATTCCATGGAGAGAGTTCGACGAATCCCGTTCTTCTCAACTCCAACCTCCGTAACTGGAAAGCAATTGTTAAGGAAATGAGCATTCGCACTTTTTGTACCCCTGACAGTGTGATCCGCAAGCATATGCACGATGTGTATAAGCTCCTCGACATGCTGGGAGCTCCCATTGCTGCTTTAGTTGTCTGTCAGAAACTCCACATGCGAGTACTGTCCTTAATGGTGAAGAAATGTGATATGCCGACCGACAGTGGTAGCAACCCAGTTTCCGGTCAAAGCATTGGCCCCACGCAAAG ATTATTGCTTAGTTCTGTacctgtttttcttccttttgttgACCTTGCAGCTTGTTTTCagctttgttcttcttga
- a CDS encoding putative FAD monooxygenase (2-polyprenyl-6-methoxyphenol hydroxylase and related FAD-dependent oxidoreductases), giving the protein MAQTQEKYDIVIVGAGPVGILLSLCMSRWGYKVKHIDNRPVPTATGRADGIQPRSTEILRNLGLKRQIMAYKPAKVYDVAFWDPLPGEQGIHRTGSWPSCPRFIDTRYPFTTLVHQGKIERVFLDEIEKAGTTVERPWTITGFKNDGLDETYPVEVQLKCLDTNVIQTVRSKYLFSGEGARSFVRQQLGIQIHHKDPISYVWGVMDGVVRTNFPDIETKCTIHSDAGSIMVIPREDNMVRLYVQIASSSDPDFNPRKTATAEEVQEVAKKILKPYWVEWDRVEWYSVYPIGQGISEKYTLDERVFMGGDACHTHSPKAGQGMNTAFHDALNMAWKLHAVESGLADRSILSTYETERKDIAETLLNFDAKYASLFSKRRPTAGEVGSASHATVASGGEEEDEFVKTFKSSCEFTSGYGVAYKPNIFNWDSSHPAKSSLFEVPGVRLAAGRAFTPSTVTRLADANFVHLEQEVPANGAFRIFIFAGKQEKTKKAITDLAANLEKERSFLSVYRRPDIADVSFFERHQPHSKLFTLCLVYAAQKNQVDMEAVPQILRDYHHHIYADDIPDVRVPNAKFAAHEKLGFDPEKGGVVVCRPDSHVACTVQLVEGSGTADALNAYFNAFSTKPLGQDQQQSRL; this is encoded by the exons ATGGCTCAAACACAAGAGAAATACGATATTGTCATCGTGGGCGCAGGCCCTGTTGGTATTCTTTTGTCCCTGTGTATGTCACGATGGGGTTACAAGGTTAAGCACATCGACAACCGCCCAGTTCCCACTGCCACAGGTCGCGCCGATGGTATCCAGCCTCGTTCCACTGAGATTCTCCGTAACCTCGGCCTGAAGCGCCAGATCATGGCCTACAAGCCCGCTAAGGTTTACGATGTCGCATTCTGGGATCCTCTCCCCGGCGAACAAGGTATCCATCGCACTGGCAGTTGGCCTAGTTGCCCACGTTTCATCGACACCAGATATCCTTTCACAACCCTTGTTCACCAGGGAAAGATCGAGCGGGTATTTTTGGACGAGATTGAAAAGGCCGGTACCACAGTCGAGAGACCCTGGACTATTACCGGATTCAAGAATGATGGCTTGGACGAGACATACCCCGTCGAGGTGCAGCTGAAGTGCCTTGACACCAACGTCATCCAAACAGTTCGCTCTAAGTACCTCTTTAGCGGTGAAGGAGCCCGGAGTTTTGTCAGACAGCAGCTTGGTATCCAGATCCATCACAAGGATCCTATCTCTTATGTGTGGGGTGTTATGGACGGTGTTGTGAGGACAAACTTCCCTGATATTGAG ACCAAGTGCACAATCCACTCCGACGCTGGTTCGATCATGGTGATTCCCCGTGAGGACAACATGGTCCGTCTGTATGTCCAGATTGCTTCATCCTCGGACCCCGACTTCAACCCAAGAAAGACGGCGACTGCGGAGGAAGTCCAAGAGGTTGCGAAGAAGATTCTGAAGCCATACTGGGTTGAATGGGATCGCGTAGAGTGGTACTCTGTCTACCCTATTGGGCAGGGTATCTCCGAGAAATATACCCTGGACGAACGAGTCTTCATGGGCGGTGATGCCTGCCACACCCACAGC CCCAAGGCCGGCCAGGGTATGAACACTGCATTCCACGACGCTTTGAACATGGCTTGGAAGCTCCATGCTGTCGAATCTGGACTCGCCGATCGCTCCATTTTGAGCACTTACGAGACTGAGCGCAAGGACATTGCAGAGACTTTGTTGAACTTTGATGCGAAATACGCTTCGCTGTTCTCCAAGCGTCGTCCCACTGCTGGAGAGGTTGGCTCTGCTAGCCATGCCACCGTTGCGTCTGGcggtgaagaggaggatgagttTGTTAAGACCTTCAAATCATCATGCGAATTTACCAGCGGTTACGGTGTTGCCTACAAGCCCAACATCTTTAACTGGGATTCTAGCCACCCGGCCAAGTCGTCTCTGTTCGAAGTTCCCGGCGTGAGACTGGCCGCCGGACGCGCTTTCACGCCGTCGACAGTTACTCGACTGGCAGATGCCAACTTTGTGCATTTGGAGCAAGAGGTGCCAGCCAATGGTGCATTCCGTATCTTTATCTTCGCAGGTAAACaggagaagacaaagaaggccatCACAGACCTTGCGGCAAACCTGGAAAAGGAGCGCTCGTTCCTGTCGGTCTACCGCAGACCCGATATTGCTGATGTTTCATTCTTTGAGCGTCACCAGCCTCACTCCAAGCTCTTCACCCTCTGCCTGGTGTACGCTGCGCAGAAGAACCAGGTTGACATGGAGGCTGTGCCCCAGATTCTCCGCGattaccaccaccacatctATGCGGACGACATCCCCGACGTGAGAGTCCCTAATGCCAAGTTCGCCGCACACGAGAAGCTTGGCTTTGACCCCGAGAAGGGAGGTGTGGTTGTCTGCCGCCCAGACAGCCATGTTGCCTGTACCGTGCAGTTGGTCGAAGGCAGCGGCACCGCGGATGCCCTGAACGCCTACTTTAACGCTTTCTCAACCAAGCCGTTGGGCCAGGACCAACAGCAAAGCCGTCTTTGA
- a CDS encoding TPR domain protein (predicted protein) yields MNSHSQNPDDYYNLGSFHRPVTTASSEAQTWFDRGIIWTYAFNHEEAVHCFEKAIEYDPTCAMAYWGLSYALGPNYNKPWQFFDQRELEMTVQRTHRAAESARKHGITARPVESALIEAVQKRYPQDQPLGDCSPWNQGYADAMGLVYQRFPDDLDVATLYADSLMNLTPWELWVLQTGQPAPTARTLEIKTVLERALTQDGALRHPGLLHMYIHLMEMSGAPETALLAADNLRGLVPDAGHLNHMPTHLDILCGDYRKAIASNSEAIRADKKFLARAGAVNFYTLYRSHDYHFRIYAAMFAGQSRVALDTAQELESSIPDELLRRESPPMADWLEGFLAMKVHVLIRFGRWQDIMHLDIPRDEKLYCVTTAMIHYGKGVAFAATGQVDQAYKERELFRKALKRVVPTRMLFNNKCIDILAIAEAMLDGELEYRQGNFDAAFSHLRRSITLDDGLPYDEPWGWMQPTRHAYGALLLEQGRVEEASAVYSADLGLDDTLPRALQHPNNVWSLHGYQECLMKLGRIAEARIIKQQLKLAAATADVRVQSSCYCRRSDTDQVE; encoded by the coding sequence ATGAACAGCCATAGCCAAAATCCAGATGACTACTACAATCTCGGGTCGTTCCACCGGCCGGTGACCACCGCCAGCTCCGAGGCTCAGACCTGGTTTGATCGAGGAATCATTTGGACATATGCTTTCAATCATGAGGAGGCAGTTCACTGTTTCGAGAAAGCCATTGAGTATGATCCCACTTGTGCTATGGCGTACTGGGGGCTTTCATATGCCCTAGGCCCCAACTACAACAAGCCATGGCAATTCTTCGACCAACGGGAATTGGAAATGACAGTACAGCGCACTCATCGAGCAGCAGAAAGTGCCAGAAAACACGGGATTACGGCGAGGCCCGTAGAATCGGCACTCATAGAAGCCGTCCAAAAACGATACCCGCAGGATCAGCCACTAGGGGATTGCTCCCCTTGGAACCAGGGATACGCCGATGCTATGGGATTAGTATATCAAAGATTCCCAGATGACCTAGACGTCGCAACATTGTATGCAGATTCGTTGATGAACCTGACACCATGGGAGCTGTGGGTTCTGCAGACTGGTCAGCCGGCACCAACCGCACGCACCCTTGAGATCAAGACGGTGCTTGAACGAGCGTTAACACAGGACGGAGCTCTCCGTCACCCTGGCCTGTTGCACATGTACATCCATCTGATGGAGATGTCGGGCGCACCCGAAACGGCTCTTCTGGCTGCGGACAACCTACGTGGACTGGTGCCAGATGCAGGTCATCTCAATCACATGCCTACTCATTTGGATATCCTATGTGGTGATTATCGGAAGGCAATTGCATCCAACTCTGAAGCGATCCGAGCAGATAAGAAGTTCCTTGCTCGTGCAGGAGCTGTTAACTTCTATACCCTTTACCGGTCTCATGACTATCATTTTAGAATCTATGCTGCTATGTTCGCGGGGCAGTCAAGGGTTGCCCTAGATACTGCCCAAGAGCTGGAGTCATCCATCCCAGATGAGCTTCTACGTCGCGAGTCACCGCCTATGGCCGATTGGCTTGAAGGGTTCTTGGCAATGAAGGTGCATGTCTTGATCCGGTTCGGTCGGTGGCAAGATATCATGCACCTTGACATTCCACGAGACGAGAAGCTGTATTGTGTGACAACCGCAATGATTCACTACGGCAAAGGCGTTGCGTTCGCTGCAACGGGACAGGTTGACCAGGCATATAAGGAACGAGAACTCTTCCGTAAAGCCTTAAAGCGTGTTGTGCCCACCCGCATGCTGTTCAACAACAAATGCATTGACATACTAGCAATTGCAGAGGCAATGCTTGATGGAGAGCTGGAGTACCGCCAGGGCAATTTTGATGCTGCTTTTAGTCATCTAAGACGATCAATAACCCTAGACGATGGTCTTCCTTACGATGAACCCTGGGGATGGATGCAGCCAACTCGGCATGCTTATGGTGCTCTTCTACTCGAACAAGGGCGGGTCGAAGAAGCGTCGGCGGTGTATAGTGCTGATCTGGGCCTAGATGACACCTTACCTCGTGCACTGCAGCATCCGAACAACGTGTGGTCGCTGCACGGGTATCAGGAATGCCTGATGAAGCTTGGGCGCATTGCCGAGGCACGCATTATAAAACAGCAGCTGAAGCTTGCAGCAGCTACAGCTGATGTCCGAGTCCAATCGTCATGTTACTGTCGCCGAAGTGACACTGATCAGGTTGAGTAG
- a CDS encoding uncharacterized protein (predicted protein), producing MSLPLSNDVLLLVGEFLEDHQDRYNLVFVCRRFHDLFLHLVYRSATLKSCAQTRSFMHAILHKPELARSVWSVHFDDWQQHHPFSSTSPSEQDMTSLNKWAETISHSHEEYVKWEQDLLQGVEEAWIALLLPLVNNLRQLRLVYPNKNAYLDRMMQRVMKGEKPFDAQPAFSMLQEVSLGHQDSKEDTKGSYMPSQIFPFFQLPSMRMFSADSVIESSPLQEDGHTSTAEALVAGSCLISEITLNSSNGSQGMENLIASCSSLKSFKYQHSDSHLLAEGFQPSAFYRSLAGSKNSLHTLWLDNYGNHLPFTIAGVNETHDEWFGSLADFTALKDIRIRLPNLLDIRYQPEPSTVLTDILPPSVESLYIEGCKENTLGMLIGQLKMVLNKRQTRFSGLRRLDIEGFFHDEEDEDASGYQESAATTGGQKIIKPRVYEMAEPLRAACAEAGIDLFLRDRVVS from the coding sequence ATGTCTTTGCCGCTTTCCAATGATGTCCTCCTCCTGGTAGGGGAGTTCCTTGAAGACCACCAAGACCGATATAACCTTGTCTTTGTATGTCGACGCTTCCATGACCTCTTCCTGCATTTAGTCTATAGGTCTGCGACGCTCAAGAGTTGTGCGCAGACCCGCTCCTTTATGCATGCCATTCTCCATAAGCCCGAGCTGGCTCGGTCAGTGTGGAGTGTACACTTTGATGATTggcaacaacatcatcccttctcttctacctCTCCGTCCGAGCAAGATATGACATCATTGAATAAATGGGCTGAGACTATTAGCCATTCTCACGAGGAATATGTTAAATGGGAgcaggatcttctccaaggcGTTGAAGAGGCTTGGATAGCGCTCCTTTTGCCTTTGGTGAATAACCTGAGACAGCTCCGACTGGTGTACCCGAATAAGAATGCATACCTAGACCGAATGATGCAAAGGGTCATGAAGGGCGAGAAACCCTTTGATGCGCAGCCCGCATTCAGCATGTTGCAAGAGGTGTCTCTCGGCCATCAGGATTCTAAGGAGGATACCAAAGGCAGCTATATGCCATCGCAGatctttccctttttccaGTTGCCATCAATGAGGATGTTTTCAGCGGATTCGGTGATTGAGTCTAGCCCTCTACAAGAAGATGGGCATACATCAACAGCCGAGGCCCTGGTGGCTGGGTCCTGTCTAATCTCGGAGATTACTCTCAACTCCAGCAACGGTTCCCAAGGAATGGAGAACTTGATTGCTTCATGCTCCTCACTCAAGTCTTTCAAGTATCAGCACTCTGATTCTCACCTGCTTGCTGAGGGCTTCCAGCCATCGGCCTTTTACCGGTCGCTGGCAGGCAGTAAGAACAGCCTACATACCCTTTGGCTTGATAATTACGGGAACCATCTACCATTTACTATTGCCGGGGTCAATGAAACCCATGACGAATGGTTTGGTAGCTTGGCAGATTTTACCGCGTTGAAAGACATCCGCATTCGCCTACCCAACTTGCTCGATATCCGGTACCAACCCGAGCCCTCTACTGTACTTACCGATATTTTGCCGCCATCGGTGGAATCGCTCTACATTGAAGGTTGCAAGGAGAACACCCTGGGAATGTTAATTGGGCAGCTGAAAATGGTGCTCAACAAACGACAGACCCGCTTCTCTGGATTGCGACGCTTAGACATTGAGGGTTTCTTCcacgatgaggaagatgaagacgcCTCGGGGTACCAGGAGAGTGCGGCTACTACCGGGGGTCAGAAGATTATCAAGCCGCGAGTATACGAGATGGCCGAGCCACTCCGGGCGGCCTGCGCTGAGGCTGGGATTGACTTGTTCCTCCGCGACCGTGTGGTTTCATGA
- a CDS encoding putative neutral amino acid permease (predicted protein), whose translation MAALGLVPALILIIGLGLVATYTGYVLGQFKLRYPHVHSMADAGEILLGRFGRELLGTAQLVFLIFIMGSHILTFTVMMNTLTKHGTCSIVFGVVGLILSFVCTLPRTLKKVSWLSISYYPKTLYLLQATDTTMYTVTALVIYRYGGKDVSSPALGSTSPLVSKIAYGIAIPTIIIAGVINGHVACKYIYVRLFRNTDRMHKRNLVSIGSWILIGLVLWTLAWIIAEAIPVFNNLLSLITALFASWFTCKFARLCWTKQSNACKIDGMSGIFWLFLNWGRYTSSPRKIFLTVVNLIIVGIGGCLCGLGLYVSGKAIHDDPSNASFSCANNA comes from the exons ATGGCGGCGCTTGGCCTTGTTCC GGCTCTGATCCTCATCATAGGCCTCGGCTTGGTAGCTACGTATACAGGATACGTTCTTGGCCAGTTCAAGCTGCGATATCCCCACGTGCATAGTATGGCGGACGCTGGTGAAATATTGTTGGGCCGATTTGGTCGCGAGCTTTTGGGTACTGCTCAGTTGGTCTTTTTGATCTTTATCATGGGTAGTCATATCTTGACTTTCACTGTCATGATGAATACTTTAACGAAGCATGGTACTTGCTCCATTGTGTTCGGAGTGGTCGGCTTAATCCTGTCTTTCGTCTGCACTTTGCCTCGGACTCTGAAGAAAGTGTCCTGGTTGTCCATTTCAT ATTATCCCAAAACCCTGTACCTGCTCCAGGCAACTGATACAACCATGTATACCGTCACGGCCTTAGTCATCTATCGATATGGCGGCAAAGACGTGTCATCCCCCGCTCTGGGATCGACTAGTCCACTGGTTTCGAAGATCGCCTACGGAATCGCCATCCCGACG ATCATAATTGCCGGTGTGATCAACGGCCATGTAGCGTGCAAGTACATATATGTTCGTCTCTTCCGCAATACAGATCGCATGCACAAGCGAAATCTGGTGTCTATAGGGTCATGGATCCTGATCGGATTGGTGCTGTGGACGCTCGCATGGATCATTGCCGAGGCGATCCCAGTGTTCAACAACCTGCTGAGTTTGATA ACGGCATTGTTCGCCAGCTGGTTTACGTGTAAGTTTGCCCGACTGTGTTGGACAAAACAATCTAACGCGTGCAAAATAGATGGAATGAGCGGCATTTTCTGGCTTTTCTTGAATTGGGGCCGTTACACGTCTTCCCCTCGGAAGATATTTCTGACCGTAGTGAATCTAATCATTGTTGGCATTGGTGGATGTCTA TGCGGACTTGGATTGTACGTATCAGGCAAAGCCATCCACGACGATCCAAGCAATGCTAGTTTCTCATGTGCCAACAATGCCTGA
- a CDS encoding putative MFS sugar transporter (predicted transporter (major facilitator superfamily)), with the protein MQPYFGLRGALLNRAIIWLVVCPAFVCYGYNQGVTGGLLTLESFARQFPQMNTLTTKGAEQHYNSTIQGTVVALYTVGGIFGSLSCIYLGDLLGRRRVIFITSAISLIGAVLMATSFELAQFIVARLVLGVGTGGYVATVPVWQAEISQAKKRGAHVVTDGIFIGAGIAISLWIDFGFYFVKGNSVSWRFPLAFQVVLSVIVMLFITVFPESPRWLVKRGRVEEAREILAALADQDPHSEDINMALADIERSLALSGSGSWKDMLTMGEQRLFHRTVLAATGQMFQQMCGINLITFYATTIFEQYLGLSPIQSRILAASMTLTQPLGGFLAFFTIDRLGRRPLMLWSAVGMSASMAILGGTTSVTDNTGTLVAAVVFLFVFEFIFTVDYSGLTFLYATEVAPLQLRAAISAVSTAAVWTFNFLLAEVTPVGFNTISYKYYIIFAVLNAAIVPVVYFFFPETNGRTLEEIDEIFLRSKTIFDPPRLARTLPKMHLAEDVEIEGGNESGGSVAKGKM; encoded by the exons ATGCAGCCTTACTTTGGTTTGCGCGGTGCGCTTCTAAATCGAGCCATCATCTGGCTCGTCGTATGCCCAGCATTCGTCTGTTATGGTTACAACCAGGGTGTCACCGGTGGGCTGTTGACCCTGGAATCGTTCGCCAGACAGTTTCCCCAGATGAACACCCTGACCACTAAGGGTGCCGAGCAGCATTATAACTCCACTATTCAAG GAACGGTGGTCGCATTGTATACCGTGGGAGGTATCTTCGGATCCCTGTCATGCATCTACCTGGGTGACCTGCTTGGGCGCCGGCGCGTCATCTTCATTACCTCGGCCATTTCTCTCATCGGAGCAGTTCTAATGGCGACCTCATTCGAACTGGCCCAATTCATTGTCGCCCGCCTGGTGCTGGGCGTAGGCACCGGTGGCTATGTGGCGACTGTACCTGTGTGGCAGGCCGAGATTTCCCAGGCTAAGAAGCGTGGCGCCCACGTCGTAACGGACGGCATTTTCATCGGTGCAGGCATCGCGATCTCCTTATGGATAGACTTCGGCTTTTACTTCGTCAAGGGCAACTCGGTCTCATGGCGATTCCCACTTGCTTTCCAGGTTGTTCTGTCGGTAATTGTCATGCTATTCATCACAGTGTTCCCCGAATCCCCCCGATGGCTTGTCAAGAGAGGCCGAGTGGAGGAAGCACGCGAAATTCTGGCTGCGTTAGCCGACCAGGACCCCCATTCGGAGGATATCAACATGGCTCTCGCCGATATTGAACGATCCCTGGCCCTCTCTGGCTCCGGATCTTGGAAGGACATGTTGACGATGGGCGAGCAGCGGTTGTTCCATCGGACGGTTCTTGCGGCTACTGGACAGATGTTCCAGCAGATGTGCGGAATCAATCTCATCACCTTCTACGCCACCACCATCTTCGAACAGTACCTCGGACTCAGCCCAATACAATCTCGGATCCTTGCGGCATCCATGACTCTCACTCAGCCTCTTGGCGGattcttggctttcttcacCATCGACCGGCTGGGCCGGCGTCCGCTGATGCTGTGGAGTGCGGTCGGCATGTCGGCATCTATGGCGATATTGGGCGGTACCACGTCGGTGACGGACAACACAGGTACACTGGTAGCGGCTGTGGTGTTCCTGTTCGTCTTCGAGTTTATCTTCACTGTGGATTACTCCGGGTTGACCTTCCTGTATGCCACCGAGGTGGCTCCGTTGCAGCTGCGGGCGGCCATCAGCGCAGTCTCAACCGCCGCCGTGTGGACTTTCAACTTCCTTCTGGCGGAAGTGACACCAGTCGGCTTCAATACCATCTCTTACAAGTACTATATCATTTTCGCCGTGTTGAACGCGGCCATTGTACCGGTTGTATACTTTTTCTTCCCGGAGACCAACGGACGGACtctggaagaaatcgacGAGATATTCC